In the genome of Drosophila melanogaster chromosome 4, one region contains:
- the dati gene encoding datilografo, isoform D, which yields MTLDCEKEHDLQLSRSSSAAAISERTLEECWSTLQRLFMHKSAMQQIQQQIPRVGLGTHGVTGSANLGGSITPSSDTKPHQCQQCMKSFSSNHQLVQHIRVHTGEKPYKCSYCDRRFKQLSHVQQHTRLHTGERPYKCHLPDCGRAFIQLSNLQQHLRNHDAQVERAKNRPFHCNICGKGFATESSLRTHTSKELQLHLGVLQQHAALIGGPNATSCPVCHKLFLGTEALVDHMKHVHKEKSPPPGGSASSQFSELNQIVTGNGNGTGSSNEQIATQCTTESNSHQATVGSSLIDSFLGKRRTANHPCPVCGKHYVNEGSLRKHLACHAENSQLTNSLRMWPCSVCQAVFTHENGLLTHMESMRMDPKHQFAAQYVLSRAAAEQRERESLLAVTLAASSGASTRIGIADAGNVLPTGAHNSDGSNSKCPSPSANSECSSNGRLSSSTTSDQDQDIDHGLSENENSNQNNIGSSTNNNNNCTSNNNASSHKMAELRLPGTGQYTMDAELHVANRMSLMAAAAAAVAASRPQDGVDTSAVPSAAVQAAVVNLAAAMRMNNSSNGATPYQQHHADHTQAHQTHILQHAHPHHHQQQQAPQHQQQQLSHLLVHTHPSNSNSRSQSSPNINVPSLQNESTAASIAMNMNVHMMRGSLDPDPSLGGMHGIEVLHQHQQQHHHHHHHHTSNYPQHAVTPTNQHTHPHPQTHQTAHHHTSPETALRMHQAEAILRSHTEAAFRLATGSGPDTGVKCEADQNQLNSNNAGNAGGNSGGNSQQHRFHASSNHQENQRPSDS from the exons CTATTTATGCACAAAAGCGCGATGCAGCAAATACAGCAGCAGATTCCTCGCGTTGGCCTGGGCACCCACGGCGTGACCGGCTCGGCCAACTTAGGTGGCAGTATTACGCCTAGCTCGGATACCAAGCCGCACCAGTGCCAGCAATGTATGAAGAGCTTTTCCAGTAACCACCAGCTCGTGCAACACATCAGGGTACACACTGGAGAGAAGCCATACAAGTGTTCCTACTGTGATCGTAGATTTAAGCAGTTGTCGCACGTCCAGCAGCACACGCGCCTGCACACAG gAGAACGACCCTATAAATGCCATCTGCCAGACTGCGGTCGAGCCTTTATACAGCTTTCAAATCTACAACAGCATCTACGAAACCATGACGCTCAGGTGGAGCGTGCCAAAAATCGTCCTTTTCACTGCAACATATGTGGAAAGGGTTTCGCCACTGAATCTAGCCTGCGTACACATACATCGAAG GAGCTACAGCTGCATCTTGGTGTCTTGCAGCAGCATGCCGCACTAATAGGTGGTCCAAACGCTACGTCCTGTCCGGTGTGCCATAAACTTTTCCTTGGCACTGAAGCCCTTGTGGACCACATGAAACATGTTCATAAGGAAAAGAGCCCCCCACCTGGTGGCTCAG CCTCATCCCAGTTTAGCGAGCTCAATCAGATAGTTACGGGCAATGGAAACGGAACTGGATCTAGCAATGAACAAATTGCTACCCAATGCACAACTGAATCGAACTCGCATCAGGCCACTGTTGGCTCTAGCTTAATCGACAGCTTTTTGGGCAAGCGAAGAACTGCCAACCATCCTTGCCCAGTTTGCGGTAAACATTATGTCAACGAGGGTTCCCTAAGGAAACATCTGGCTTGCCACGCTGAGAACTCCCAACTTACAAACAGCCTGCGAATGTGGCCATGTAGCGTTTGCCAGGCCGTCTTCACTCATGAAAACG GCCTTCTTACCCATATGGAGTCAATGCGCATGGATCCGAAACATCAGTTCGCGGCTCAATACGTACTA TCCCGGGCAGCTGCAGAGCAGCGAGAACGAGAATCTCTTCTAGCGGTTACCTTAGCCGCCAGCAGTGGCGCTAGTACAAGAATCGGAATTGCGGATGCCGGAAACGTTTTGCCTACGGGAGCTCACAACTCGGACGGATCCAACTCGAAATGCCCTTCCCCTTCGGCTAACTCGGAATGCTCTTCAAACGGACGCCTCTCGTCATCGACAACATCAGATCAAGACCAAGACATCGACCATGGTTTAAGTGAAAATGAGAACAGCAACCAGAACAACATAGGCAGTTCCAcgaataacaacaataattgCACGAGTAACAACAACGCTAGCTCTCATAAAATGGCTGAGCTTCGACTTCCGGGAACCGGCCAATATACCATGGACGCGGAACTGCATGTCGCCAACCGGATGTCACTAAtggccgctgctgctgcagcagttgcTGCGTCACGACCACAAGACGGAGTGGACACTTCAGCAGTCCCGAGCGCGGCGGTTCAGGCCGCTGTGGTTAATCTGGCAGCTGCAATGCGAATGAACAATTCCAGCAACGGTGCTACCCCCTACCAACAACAT CACGCCGatcacacacaggcacaccaGACACATATCCTTCAACATGCACACCCACAtcaccaccaacagcagcaggctccgcagcaccaacagcaacagttgTCCCATTTGCTAGTCCATACTCAccccagcaacagcaactccCGTTCTCAAAGTTCACCAAACATAAATGTGCCAAGTTTACAGAACGAATCTACTGCCGCCTCGATCGCTATGAACATGAACGTACATATGATGCGCGGTTCCCTCGACCCGGACCCGAGTTTAGGAGGAATGCATGGAATAGAAGTTCTCCaccaacaccagcagcagcaccaccaccatcatcaccaccacaCGTCAAACTATCCGCAGCACGCCGTAACTCCTACCAACCAACATACTCACCCACACCCCCAGACACACCAAACCGCCCATCACCATACGAGTCCTGAAACGGCGCTCCGAATGCACCAGGCTGAAGCGATCTTACGCTCGCATACCGAAGCAGCATTCCGACTGGCAACTGGATCTGGTCCTGACACCGGAGTAAAATGCGAGGCTGATCAAAACCAGCTGAATAGTAACAATGCTGGCAATGCTGGTGGCAATAGTGGAGGCAATAGCCAACAACATCGATTCCATGCGAGTTCGAATCACCAAGAGAATCAACGACCATCGGACTCATGA